The genomic segment CAAGGCGACGCTCAGCTCATTGATCCCGAGAGTAGGTGATTTTCTCCGGCCTTGTACATTTGGATTAACTTTATGCATTGCTAAGAAAATCTATCTGTTTCTCAGGAACCACGCCAATCCGGGTTCGGTTTTGGCATGTTTGCGTCAACATCTTCGAGCCAGGCTTTCAACTCAGCCATCAGTGCCGTCGCTATTTCGGGGTGAGTCTTCACCAAATTGTTTTGTTCACCTAGATCATTATTCAAATTGTACAATTCCACTGAGTCATCTTCAAACCACAGGATCAATTTATAGTCCCCTTTCCGTACTGCTGCTGCGGGGGTAGCACCAGAACCAGAATAGTGTGGGAAATGCCAGAACAATGTTTCTCTGTCCAGTGGTACATTATCTTTTATTGACGGCCATAGATTTTCACCGCCCACATGTTGTTCCGGTATCAAATCCAATCCAGTCATATCAAGCAGTGTTGGGAGCAAATCAGTCGAAACGCTCGGTTGATGATTGACAGTTTCTGCCTCAATCTTCCCGGGCCACCGGATGATAAACGGAATTCGAATCCCCCCTTCATACACCCACGCCTTGCCCGCCCTCAATGGCAAGTTAGATGTGGGCATCCATGTTTTCCCGCCTGAGAGTGTAGAAAGTCCTCCATTGTCAGATAAAAAAACCAGAATTGTATTTTCGGCCAAACCCAGTTCATCCAGCGCCTTGACTATCTCCCCGACACCTTCATCAGTAGATTCAATCATTCCAGCATAGACTGGGTTATCCTGTTTCAGTTTATTGAGTGTGCCGTTTTTCTCTTCATGGAACTCTGGCTCCTCCGGAACCAGATAGCGGGAAGCTTTTTCTCTATATTTCTCAATTTTCTCTTCCTTCGCCACAATAGGTGAATGGACCGTATAGTATCCCAGCATCAGCACAAATGGCTTATCCTGATATATCTCCAAGAATTTGATCGCCTCAGAAGTTAAGCGATCGGTCAGGTGCTCTCCTTCATATCCATCTTCAAGATCAGGAATGTTCAATCGAGGTCGTTTAGCGTTCTTGTAAGGGAAAAAATATGCTCCTGGTGTGCCCCCTCGGTTAGTGGCCAGATTGAATTGAAAACCGTGATGTTGAGGGAAAGATAACGTATCTCCCAAATGCCACTTTCCAATATAGCCCGTCATGTAGCCGGCATCAGAGAATACTTCCCCAAGCGAATATTCATCAAAAGGTAGGTGTTCGAAGTTGTCTGCCGGCAAAAGATTCCCCACCTGTGTCCCGCCAATCCAGTTTGTTATTTTCAGTCTCGCCGGGCTGA from the Candidatus Neomarinimicrobiota bacterium genome contains:
- a CDS encoding DUF4976 domain-containing protein, with translation MLIGCDAPYHKPNVVIILVDDLGWSDLGSYGSTFYETPNIDQLAAEGMKFTQFYTAGTNCSPTRASIMTGVSPARLKITNWIGGTQVGNLLPADNFEHLPFDEYSLGEVFSDAGYMTGYIGKWHLGDTLSFPQHHGFQFNLATNRGGTPGAYFFPYKNAKRPRLNIPDLEDGYEGEHLTDRLTSEAIKFLEIYQDKPFVLMLGYYTVHSPIVAKEEKIEKYREKASRYLVPEEPEFHEEKNGTLNKLKQDNPVYAGMIESTDEGVGEIVKALDELGLAENTILVFLSDNGGLSTLSGGKTWMPTSNLPLRAGKAWVYEGGIRIPFIIRWPGKIEAETVNHQPSVSTDLLPTLLDMTGLDLIPEQHVGGENLWPSIKDNVPLDRETLFWHFPHYSGSGATPAAAVRKGDYKLILWFEDDSVELYNLNNDLGEQNNLVKTHPEIATALMAELKAWLEDVDANMPKPNPDWRGS